In the Rattus rattus isolate New Zealand chromosome 18, Rrattus_CSIRO_v1, whole genome shotgun sequence genome, one interval contains:
- the LOC116887590 gene encoding serine/threonine-protein kinase 19-like — protein sequence MPDDALRVENGKGCRVPLKRSISGWEGRVLQAQAASSWLPTTCRHLVNAGVLTVRDAGSWWLAVPGAGRFIKCFVKGRQAVLSMVRKAKYRELPLSELLGRRVPSAVRLGLAYHVHDLIGAQLVDCVPTTSGTLLCLPDT from the exons ATGCCTGATGATGCTCTGAGAGTAGAAAATGGCAAAGGCTGCAGGGTCCCTCTAAAGAGAAG CATCAGCGGTTGGGAAGGGAGGGTTCTCCAAGCCCAGGCAGCATCATCATGGCTGCCTACCACCTGCAGGCACCTGGTGAATGCTGGAGTCCTCACTGTCCGTGATGCTGGAAGCTGGTGGCTGGCTGTGCCCGGAGCTGGGAGATTCATTAAGTGCTTTGTTAAAG GACGCCAGGCTGTACTGAGCATGGTGCGGAAGGCCAAGTACCGGGAGCTTCCCCTGTCGGAGCTCCTGGGCCGCAGGGTCCCTTCAGCAGTGCGGCTAGGTCTTGCCTACCATGTGCATGACCTCATTGGGGCGCAGCTGGTGGACTG TGTCCCCACCACTTCTGGAACCCTCCTTTGCCTGCCAGATACGTGA
- the LOC116887241 gene encoding complement C4-like, with amino-acid sequence MRLLWGLAWAFSFFASSLQKPRLLLFSPSVVNLGTPLSVGVQLLDAPAGQEVKGSVYLRNPTSGPCSPKKDFKLSSGNDFVLLRLEVPLEDVSNCGLFDLRRAPHIQLVAYSPWLKNTAPKATETQGVNLLFSSRRGHIFVQTDQPIYNPGQRVRYRVFALDQKMRPSTDTLTVTVENSHGLRVRKKVVFAPTSIFTDDFVIPDISEPGTWKISARFSDGLESNRSTHFEVKKYVLPNFEVKLTPWKPYILTVPSYREEIQLDVQARYVYGKPVQGMAYTRFALMDEQGRKSFLRGLETQTKLVEGQTHISISRDQFQAALGKVNTEIGDLEGLRLYAAVAVIESPGGEMEEAELTSWPFVSSAFSLDLSHTKQHLVPGAPFLLQALVREMSGSEASDVPVKVSATLLSGSDSKVLDFQQNTNGIGQVSFSIHVPPTITELRLLVSAGSLYPAVAKLTVQAPPSRGPGFLSIEPLDLRSPRVGDTFILNLRTVGIPVPTFSHYYYMIISRGQIMAMSREPRTTLTSISVLVDHHLAPSFYFVAYFYHQGLPVANSLLINVQPGDCEGKLELKVDGAKEYRNGESMKLQLQTDSEALVALGAVDTALYAVGGRSHKPLDMRTVFEVMNSYNLGCGPGGGDNALQVFQTAGLAFSDGDRLTQTKEDLSCPKEKKSRQKRNVNFQKAISEKLGQYSSPDTKRCCQDGMTKLPMARTCEQRAARVPQPACREPFLSCCKFAEDLRRNQTRSQAGVARAQDVLQEEDLIDEDDILVRSIFPENWLWKVEPVDRSKLLTVWLPDSLTTWEIHGVSLSKSKGLCVAKPTRVRVFREFHLHLRLPISVRRFEQLELRPVLYNYLSEDVTVSVHVSPVEGLCLAGGGLLAQQVSVPAGSARPVAFSVVPTAAASMPLKVVARGSFDIGDAVSKILQIEKEGAIHREEIVYNLDPLNNLGRSLEIPGSSDPNVIPDGDFSSFVRVTASEPLETLGSEGALSPGGVASLLKLPTGCAEQTMVLLAPTLTASRYLDRTEQWSKLPPETKDHAVDLIQKGHMRIQQFRKKDGSFGAWLDRDSSTWLTAFVLKILSLAQEQIGDSPKKLQETAGWLLGQQLDDGSFHDPCPVIQRGMQGGLVGTDETVALTAFVVIALHHGLAVFQDENSQQLKKRVEASITKANSFLGQKASAGLLGAHASAITAYALTLTKASEDLRNVAHNSLMAMAEETGENLYWGSAIGSQDNVVSSTPAPRNPSEPVPQAPALWIETTAYGLLHLLLREGKGEMADKVATWLTHQGSFQGGFRSTQDTVVTLDALSAYWIASHTTEEKALNVTLSSMGRNGYKSHLLQLNNHQVKGLEEELKFSLGSTISVKVGGNSKGTLKILRTYNVLDMKNTTCQDLRIEVTVTGYVEYTREANEDYEYDYDMPAADDPSVHSQPVTPLQLFEGRRSRRRREAPKAADEQESRVQYTVCIWRNGNLGLSGMAIADITLLSGFQALRADLEKLTSLSDRYVSHFETDGPHVLLYFDSVPTTRECVGFGALQEVAVGLVQPASAVLYDYYSPDHKCSVFYAAPTKSKLLSTLCSADVCQCAEGKCPRQRRSLERGVEDKDGYRMKFACYYPRVEYGFQVKVLREDSRAAFRLFETKITQVLHFTKDAKASIGQTRNFLVRASCRLRLEPSKEYLIMGMDGVTSDLKGDPQYLLDSNTWIEEMPSERLCRSTRQRAACGQLNDFLQEYRSQGCQV; translated from the exons ATGCGGCTCCTCTGGGGCCTGGCCTGGGCATTCAGCTTCTTCGCCTCCTCTCTGCAGAAGCCCAG GTTGCTCCTGTTCTCCCCTTCTGTGGTTAATTTGGGGACCCCCCTGTCGGTAGGGGTGCAGCTCCTGGATGCCCCTGCAGGACAGGAGGTGAAAGGCTCAGTGTACCTCAGAAACCCAACAAGTGGTCCCTGCTCCCCAAAGAAGGACTTTAAGCTCAGCTCGGGAAATGACTTTGTGCTTCTCAGACTTGAG GTCCCACTGGAAGATGTGAGTAATTGTGGCCTCTTTGACCTACGCAGAGCCCCCCACATCCAGCTGGTGGCTTACTCTCCGTGGCTAAAGAACACAGCACCCAAAGCCACCGAGACTCAGGGGGTCAACCTGCTTTTCTCTTCCCGACGAGGCCACATCTTTGTGCAGACCGATCAGCCTATCTATAACCCTGGGCAGCGGG TACGTTATCGGGTCTTTGCACTGGATCAAAAGATGCGTCCATCTACTGACACCCTCACGGTCACAGTGGAG AACTCTCATGGCCTCCGTGTACGCAAGAAGGTGGTATTTGCCCCCACATCCATCTTCACAGATGACTTCGTAATTCCAGACATCTCAGA GCCAGGGACCTGGAAGATCTCAGCTAGGTTCTCAGATGGCCTCGAGTCCAACAGAAGCACCCACTTTGAAGTGAAGAAATATG TCCTTCCCAACTTTGAGGTGAAGCTTACTCCTTGGAAGCCATATATCCTGACAGTGCCTAGCTACCGTGAAGAAATACAATTAGACGTCCAGGCCAG ATACGTCTACGGGAAGCCCGTGCAGGGCATGGCATATACCCGCTTCGCACTCATGGATGAGCAGGGGAGGAAGTCTTTCCTTCGGGGCCTAGAGACCCAGACCAAG TTGGTGGAAGGCCAGACTCACATCTCCATCTCAAGGGACCAGTTCCAGGCTGCCCTGGGTAAAGTGAATACTGAGATCGGAGACCTGGAGGGGCTGCGGCTCTACGCTGCCGTAGCTGTCATTGAGTCTCCAG gaggagagatggaggaggcGGAGCTCACATCCTGGCCCTTCGTGTCATCTGCCTTCTCCTTGGATCTCAGCCACACCAAGCAGCATCTTGTGCCCGGGGCCCCCTTCCTGCTGCAG GCCCTGGTTCGAGAAATGTCAGGCTCCGAAGCCTCTGACGTTCCTGTCAAAGTCTCTGCCACATTGTTATCTGGGTCTGACTCGAAAGTCCTTGACtttcaacagaacaccaatgggaTTGGCCAAGTCAGCTTTTCTATCCATGTCCCGCCAACCATCACGGAACTTCGACTCTTG GTATCTGCAGGCTCCCTCTACCCAGCTGTAGCCAAGCTCACCGTGCAAGCCCCACCTTCAAGAGGCCCTGGCTTTCTGTCCATTGAGCCACTAGACCTTCGGTCCCCTCGTGTGGGGGACACCTTCATCCTGAACCTTCGAACCGTGGGCATCCCTGTGCCTACCTTCTCTCATTACTACTACATG ATCATCTCCAGAGGCCAGATCATGGCCATGAGTCGGGAGCCCAGGACGACCCTGACCTCCATCTCTGTCTTGGTGGACCATCACCTGGCTCCCTCTTTCTACTTTGTGGCCTACTTCTATCACCAAGGACTCCCAGTGGCCAACTCCCTGCTCATCAACGTCCAGCCCGGGGACTGTGAGGGCAAG CTGGAATTGAAGGTGGACGGTGCCAAGGAGTATCGCAATGGGGAGAGCATGAAGCTCCAACTTCAAACTGACTCCGAAGCCCTGGTGGCACTGGGAGCTGTGGACACAGCTCTGTATGCTGTGGGTGGCCGGTCTCACAAACCCCTGGACATGAGGACG GTCTTTGAAGTAATGAACAGTTATAACCTTGGCTGTGGTCCTGGAGGTGGGGACAATGCCCTTCAGGTGTTCCAGACTGCTGGTCTGGCCTTTTCTGATGGTGATCGACTAACTCAGACCAAAGAGG ACCTGAGCTGTCCCAAGGAGAAGAAAAGTCGGCAAAAGAGAAATGTTAACTTCCAGAAGGCTATTAGCGAGAAGT TGGGCCAGTATTCTTCTCCAGACACCAAGCGCTGCTGCCAGGATGGGATGACCAAGCTGCCCATGGCACGGACCTGCGAGCAGAGGGCAGCCCGCGTGCCTCAGCCGGCCTGCCGGGAGCCCTTCTTGTCCTGTTGCAAGTTTGCTGAGGACCTCCGCAGGAACCAGACCAGGAGCCAGGCGGGCGTTGCCCGAG CCCAGGATGTGCTGCAGGAGGAGGATCTGATAGATGAAGATGACATTCTCGTGCGCAGCATCTTCCCAGAGAACTGGCTCTGGAAAGTGGAACCTGTGGACCGCTCCAAACT GTTGACTGTGTGGCTCCCTGACTCTCTGACCACATGGGAGATTCATGGTGTGAGCCTGTCCAAAAGCAAAG GCCTGTGTGTAGCCAAGCCAACTCGCGTGCGAGTGTTCCGAGAATTCCACCTGCACCTGCGCCTGCCCATCTCTGTCCGCCGCTTCGAGCAGCTTGAATTACGGCCCGTTCTCTACAACTATCTGAGTGAGGACGTGACT GTGAGTGTCCATGTGTCCCCAGTGGAGGGGCTGTGCCTGGCTGGTGGTGGATTGCTGGCTCAGCAAGTATCAGTGCCTGCAGGTTCTGCCCGGCCTGTGGCCTTCTCTGTGGTACCCACAGCTGCTGCCAGCATGCCCCTGAAAGTGGTGGCTCGGGGGTCTTTTGATATAGGGGATGCTGTGTCTAAGATTCTCCAAATTGAG aaggaaggggccATCCACAGAGAAGAGATAGTCTACAACCTCGACCCCCTAA ATAACCTTGGTCGGAGTTTGGAAATCCCTGGCAGCTCAGACCCCAACGTCATTCCTGATGGAGATTTCAGCAGCTTCGTCAGGGTTACAG CCTCCGAACCCTTGGAGACTTTGGGCTCCGAAGGCGCCTTGTCCCCAGGGGGAGTGGCCTCCCTCCTGAAGCTCCCCACGGGCTGTGCAGAACAAACCATGGTCCTTTTGGCCCCTACCCTGACTGCTTCCCGCTACCTGGACAGGACCGAGCAGTGGAGCAAACTGCCCCCTGAGACAAAGGACCATGCTGTGGATCTGATCCAGAAAG GCCACATGCGGATCCAGCAGTTTAGGAAGAAAGATGGCTCCTTTGGGGCGTGGTTAGACCGGGACAGCAGCACCTG GCTCACTGCCTTTGTGCTGAAGATTCTGAGTCTGGCCCAGGAACAGATTGGCGACTCCCCCAAGAAGCTGCAAGAGACCGCCGGGTGGCTGCTGGGCCAGCAGCTGGACGATGGCTCATTCCACGACCCGTGTCCGGTCATTCAAAGAGGCATGCAG GGGGGCTTGGTGGGGACCGACGAGACAGTGGCACTGACCGCCTTTGTGGTCATCGCCCTTCACCACGGGCTGGCAGTCTTCCAGGACGAGAACTCGCAGCAGCTGAAGAAGAGGGTG GAAGCCTCCATCACGAAGGCGAACTCGTTCTTGGGGCAGAAGGCAAGTGCTGGGCTCCTGGGTGCACACGCATCCGCCATCACAGCCTATGCCCTGACGCTGACCAAGGCCTCGGAGGACCTGCGGAATGTTGCCCACAACAGCCTGATGGCCATGGCTGAGGAAACAGGGG AAAACCTCTACTGGGGCTCAGCCATTGGCTCTCAGGACAACGTTGTGTCGTCCACCCCAGCCCCTCGTAATCCCTCAGAACCTGTGCCCCAGGCCCCAGCCCTGTGGATCGAAACCACAGCCTACGGCCTGCTACATCTGCTGCTgcgggaggggaagggagaaatggcTGACAAGGTGGCAACCTGGCTCACACACCAGGGAAGCTTCCAAGGGGGATTCCGCAGTACCCAG GACACTGTGGTCACCCTGGATGCCCTGTCTGCATACTGGATCGCTTCGCACACCACCGAGGAGAAGGCACTCAATGTGACTCTCAGCTCCATGGGCCGCAATGGGTACAAGTCCCACCTGCTACAGCTGAACAACCACCAAGTCAAGggcctggaggaggagctgaag TTCTCCCTGGGCAGCACCATCAGTGTGAAAGTGGGAGGAAATAGCAAAGGCACCTTAAAG ATCCTTCGTACCTACAACGTCCTGGACATGAAGAACACAACATGCCAAGACCTTCGGATAGAAGTGACAGTCACAGGCTATGTGGAATATACAA GGGAGGCCAACGAAGACTATGAATACGACTATGACATGCCAGCCGCAGATGACCCCAGCGTCCACTCACAGCCTGTGACACCCCTGCAGCTGTTTGAGGGTCGTCGGAGCCGCCGCAGGAGGGAGGCCCCCAAGGCTGCGGATGAGCAGGAGTCCAGAGTGCAGTACACCGTGTGCATCTG GCGGAACGGTAACCTGGGGCTGTCTGGGATGGCCATTGCTGACATCACCCTCCTGAGTGGATTCCAAGCCCTGAGGGCCGACCTGGAGAAG CTGACCTCCCTCTCTGACCGTTACGTGAGTCACTTTGAGACCGATGGGCCACACGTCCTACTGTACTTTGACTCG GTCCCGACCACCCGGGAGTGTGTGGGCTTTGGAGCCTTGCAGGAGGTGGCCGTGGGGCTGGTGCAGCCAGCCAGTGCTGTCCTGTATGACTACTACAGCCCTG ATCACAAGTGCTCTGTGTTCTATGCTGCACCCACCAAGAGCAAGCTCCTCTCCACCTTGTGCTCTGCAGACGTCTGCCAGTGCGCCGAAG GGAAGTGTCCTCGACAGCGAAGGTCACTGGAGCGAGGGGTGGAGGACAAGGATGGTTACCGGATGAAGTTCGCCTGCTATTATCCCCGAGTGGAGTATG GCTTCCAGGTTAAGGTTCTCCGAGAAGACAGCAGAGCTGCCTTCCGCCTCTTTGAGACCAAGATCACCCAAGTCCTGCATTTCA CAAAGGATGCCAAGGCCTCCATAGGTCAGACCCGCAACTTTCTGGTCCGGGCCTCTTGCCGCCTTCGTTTGGAGCCTAGCAAAGAGTATTTGATCATGGGGATGGACGGAGTCACCAGTGACCTCAAGGGAGA CCCCCAGTACTTGCTGGACTCAAATACTTGGATCGAGGAGATGCCATCTGAGCGCCTGTGCAGGAGCACCCGTCAGCGGGCAGCCTGTGGCCAGCTCAATGACTTCCTGCAGGAGTACAGAAGCCAGGGGTGCCAGGTGTGA